In Paraburkholderia acidisoli, one DNA window encodes the following:
- a CDS encoding porin encodes MQKHLFAAAISLAFATAAHAQSSVTLYGLIDVGVIYANNAGGHSQYQMGSGNIQGSRWGLRGTEDLGGGLKALFVLENGFSVTNGKLGQGGDEFGRQAYVGLSSANLGTVTLGRQYDSVTDFTYMFEAANVWSPYFGAHPGDLDNLNGTNRVNNAIKYKSLSYGGFTFGGLYSLGGVAGQFNRNQIWSLGANYAHGPFVLGVSYLNAKDPNYSYFGNNSTSSTTASNMTSSRVYSGYASAKTQQVIVAGAQYTWQAATFGLTYSNTQFKDIGTLAGLPATGAGGDAKFHNVEANFRYQLTPALLLGAAYDYTKGYGVNSAKYHQGVIGADYFLSKRTDVYADAVYQHASGTDSTGAKAVANINFLSASTTQNQVMAIVGMRHRF; translated from the coding sequence ATGCAAAAACATCTTTTTGCAGCGGCAATTTCGCTCGCATTCGCCACGGCCGCCCACGCCCAAAGCTCCGTCACGCTGTACGGCTTGATCGACGTCGGCGTGATCTACGCCAACAACGCCGGCGGCCATAGCCAGTATCAAATGGGCAGCGGCAATATCCAGGGTAGCCGTTGGGGCCTGCGCGGCACGGAAGATCTCGGCGGCGGACTCAAGGCGTTGTTCGTGCTCGAAAACGGCTTCAGCGTGACGAACGGCAAGCTCGGCCAGGGCGGCGACGAATTCGGCCGCCAGGCGTACGTGGGACTGTCTTCCGCGAATCTCGGCACGGTCACGCTCGGCCGCCAGTACGATTCGGTCACCGACTTCACCTACATGTTCGAAGCGGCCAACGTGTGGTCGCCGTATTTCGGCGCGCATCCGGGCGACCTCGACAACCTGAACGGCACCAATCGCGTCAACAACGCGATCAAGTACAAGAGCCTCTCGTACGGCGGCTTCACGTTCGGCGGCCTCTACAGCCTGGGCGGCGTGGCGGGCCAGTTCAATCGCAACCAGATCTGGTCGCTCGGCGCGAACTACGCGCATGGCCCGTTCGTGCTGGGGGTGTCGTACCTCAACGCGAAGGACCCGAACTACTCGTACTTCGGCAATAACTCGACCTCGAGCACCACGGCGTCGAACATGACGTCGAGCCGCGTGTACTCCGGGTATGCCTCGGCGAAGACGCAGCAGGTCATTGTCGCGGGCGCGCAATACACGTGGCAGGCGGCGACGTTCGGTCTGACGTACAGCAACACGCAGTTCAAGGACATCGGCACGCTTGCGGGTCTGCCCGCCACGGGCGCGGGCGGCGACGCGAAGTTCCACAACGTCGAAGCGAACTTCCGCTACCAGCTCACGCCTGCGCTGCTGCTGGGCGCGGCCTACGACTACACCAAGGGCTATGGCGTGAACAGCGCGAAATACCACCAGGGGGTGATCGGCGCCGACTACTTCCTCTCGAAGCGCACCGACGTGTACGCCGACGCGGTGTATCAGCATGCATCCGGCACCGACTCGACGGGCGCGAAGGCGGTGGCGAACATCAACTTCCTTTCGGCATCGACCACGCAGAACCAGGTCATGGCGATCGTCGGGATGCGTCACCGTTTCTAA
- a CDS encoding N-formylglutamate amidohydrolase gives MQSLAFGHVFRADSPLVLVTPHSGSRIPGELLDHASWAAIEGRMADPAGLALEALAEKRGITTIGARYHPCVIDFNVATESRPLSLRLSRSGLCRTHTSRGEPLYDDSHPPSEREVEGRVDQYWRPFHAAVAAELARLRGLHANVLLLVSHASYWLSPYRNQSGALDCNIGSNRGRSCDRQLVSALTDTVGEHGRSWVVNGKVADMFAAQHYGAPGLGVHAVEMEIAGRWRSALEYEREQQEGAEATATLGALFDALEGALARLPAASASAAASASASASASLHSATTAAHADRSPK, from the coding sequence ATGCAGAGCCTGGCTTTCGGGCACGTTTTTCGTGCCGATTCACCGCTGGTCCTCGTCACGCCGCATAGCGGCAGCCGTATTCCCGGCGAGTTGCTGGACCACGCGTCATGGGCCGCGATCGAAGGGCGGATGGCCGATCCGGCGGGTCTCGCGCTCGAAGCCCTCGCCGAAAAGCGCGGTATCACCACGATCGGCGCGCGCTACCACCCGTGCGTGATCGACTTCAATGTGGCGACGGAAAGCCGTCCGCTATCGCTGCGCCTGAGCCGCAGCGGCCTGTGCCGCACGCATACGTCGCGCGGCGAGCCGCTTTACGACGACTCGCATCCGCCCTCGGAGCGCGAAGTCGAAGGTCGCGTCGATCAGTACTGGCGGCCCTTTCATGCGGCCGTGGCGGCGGAACTCGCGCGCCTGCGCGGCCTGCACGCCAACGTGCTGCTGCTGGTCTCGCACGCGAGCTACTGGCTCTCGCCGTATCGCAACCAGAGCGGTGCGCTCGACTGCAACATCGGCAGCAACCGCGGCCGCTCGTGCGACCGCCAGCTCGTCTCCGCACTCACCGACACCGTGGGCGAACACGGCCGCTCGTGGGTCGTGAACGGCAAGGTCGCCGACATGTTCGCGGCGCAGCACTACGGCGCGCCGGGCCTGGGCGTGCATGCCGTGGAAATGGAGATCGCGGGCCGCTGGCGCAGCGCGCTCGAATACGAACGCGAGCAGCAGGAAGGCGCCGAAGCCACGGCCACGCTCGGCGCGCTGTTCGATGCGCTCGAAGGCGCGCTCGCGCGGTTGCCCGCGGCATCGGCATCCGCAGCGGCATCGGCATCGGCATCGGCATCGGCTTCGCTCCATTCAGCCACGACGGCCGCCCACGCCGACCGTTCGCCGAAGTAA
- a CDS encoding LysR family transcriptional regulator — MKESAPEHYPDWDLLASWVAVVESGSISDAASRLAISQAGVSQRIKALETILDTTLLDRATRPARPTAAGQRLFEHATVLLQGADQMVEAVRNVTRAKRVVVRLGCVDSFAATIGPIIIKALAGTSHQIRLWSGITPTLDAQLEARQLDMAVTTTELSQAPGIRRQKLFSEPYVVVLPRSFEVDRFTTLTELSRQLQLIRYSARSVIGQHIDAYLAANAENIERTCEFDATDPMLSLVAAGLGFAVTTPLCLWQSRHYVPDLRVVALSSFSRHGRPYQGLSRSFFLASRENELGHLPADLYDLLKRAFERQVSRDIAKALALAPEEVCIADEE; from the coding sequence ATGAAAGAAAGCGCACCTGAACATTATCCAGACTGGGATCTGCTCGCGAGTTGGGTTGCCGTGGTCGAGTCGGGGTCGATCTCGGACGCGGCCAGCCGCCTCGCCATTTCGCAGGCGGGCGTCTCGCAGCGCATCAAGGCGCTCGAAACCATTCTCGACACCACGCTGCTCGACCGCGCCACGCGTCCCGCGCGCCCCACGGCCGCCGGTCAGCGTCTGTTCGAACACGCCACGGTGCTGCTGCAAGGCGCCGACCAGATGGTCGAAGCCGTGCGCAACGTCACGCGCGCGAAGCGTGTGGTCGTGCGGCTCGGTTGCGTGGACTCGTTCGCGGCCACCATCGGCCCGATCATCATCAAGGCGCTCGCGGGCACCTCGCATCAAATCCGTTTGTGGTCGGGCATCACGCCCACGCTCGACGCGCAGCTCGAAGCGCGCCAGCTCGACATGGCCGTGACCACCACCGAACTCTCGCAGGCGCCCGGCATTCGCCGCCAGAAGCTCTTTTCGGAGCCCTACGTGGTCGTGCTGCCGCGCAGCTTCGAAGTGGACCGCTTCACCACGCTCACCGAACTGAGCCGCCAGCTGCAATTGATCCGTTATAGCGCGCGCTCGGTGATCGGCCAGCATATCGACGCCTATCTCGCGGCCAACGCCGAGAACATCGAACGCACCTGCGAATTCGACGCCACCGACCCCATGCTGAGTCTCGTGGCGGCCGGGCTCGGCTTCGCGGTGACTACGCCGCTATGCCTGTGGCAGTCGCGTCATTACGTTCCCGACCTGCGCGTGGTCGCGCTCTCCTCGTTCTCGCGCCATGGCCGGCCATACCAGGGCCTGAGCCGTTCGTTCTTCCTCGCCTCGCGCGAGAACGAACTCGGCCATCTGCCCGCCGACCTCTACGATCTGCTCAAGCGCGCGTTCGAGCGCCAGGTGTCGCGCGACATTGCCAAGGCGCTCGCGCTCGCGCCCGAAGAAGTCTGTATCGCCGACGAGGAATGA